One Panicum virgatum strain AP13 chromosome 9K, P.virgatum_v5, whole genome shotgun sequence genomic region harbors:
- the LOC120651216 gene encoding aquaporin PIP2-2-like, which translates to METVGAKKDYKDPAPAPLVNAGELGKWSLYRAVIAEFVATLLFVYVALATVIGHKRQDEAQPCGGVGVLGIAWSFGGMIFVLVYCTAGISGGHVNPAVTFALLLARKVSLVRAVLYVVAQCLGAICGAGLVRAFHGGANYLRFGGGANELSAGYSKGAGLAAEIVGTFVLVYTVFSATDPKRKVRDTHVPVLAPLPIGFAVFMVHLATIPVTGTGINPARSLGPAVVYNQRKAWEDHWVFWVGPLIGAAAAMVYHQLVLRAGAAKAFASWRNSNHI; encoded by the coding sequence ATGGAGACCGTGGGAGCCAAGAAGGATTACAAAGACCCCGCCCCGGCACCGCTCGTGAACGCCGGGGAGCTGGGCAAGTGGTCCCTCTACCGCGCCGTCATCGCCGAGTTCGTCGCCACGCTGCTCTTCGTCTACGTCGCGCTGGCCACCGTCATCGGCCACAAGCGCCAGGACGAGGCCCAGCCGTGCGGTGGCGTCGGTGTGCTGGGCATCGCCTGGTCCTTCGGCGGCATGATCTTCGTGCTCGTCTACTGCACCGCCGGCATCTCCGGCGGCCACGTCAACCCGGCGGTCACCTTCGCCCTGCTGCTCGCGCGCAAGGTCTCACTAGTGCGCGCCGTGCTCTACGTGGTCGCGCAGTGCCTGGGCGCCATCTGCGGCGCCGGCCTCGTCAGGGCCTTCCACGGCGGCGCCAACTACCTGCGCTTTGGCGGCGGTGCGAACGAGCTCTCCGCCGGCTACTCCAAGGGAGCTGGGCTGGCCGCCGAGATAGTCGGCACCTTCGTGCTCGTCTACACTGTCTTCTCGGCCACCGATCCCAAGCGCAAGGTTAGAGATACGCACGTCCCGGTCCTTGCGCCGCTGCCCATCGGGTTCGCGGTGTTCATGGTGCACCTGGCCACCATCCCCGTCACTGGCACGGGCATCAACCCGGCTAGGAGCCTGGGACCAGCCGTGGTGTACAACCAGCGGAAGGCTTGGGAGGATCACTGGGTTTTCTGGGTCGGCCCACTCATCGGCGCCGCAGCCGCCATGGTCTACCACCAGCTGGTCCTCCGCGCTGGCGCAGCCAAGGCCTTCGCATCCTGGCGCAACAGCAACCATATCTGA